Proteins co-encoded in one Bradyrhizobium sp. 170 genomic window:
- a CDS encoding ABC transporter ATP-binding protein — MDSLIEPSSLTGVGPDTISISNVNLSLGSGAARVHILKDISLRVASGEAIGLIGPSGSGKSTLLMVMAGLERPDSGEVVVNGTPFNALDEDALARFRGRQVGIVFQSFHLIPTMTALENVAVPLELAGNPDAAERAAQELTSVGLGDRLHHYPTQLSGGEQQRVALARALAPDPAILVADEPTGNLDEATGKQIVDLLFTKHSERGMTLVLVTHDTSLAQRCDRVVRLRSGRIDGHS, encoded by the coding sequence ATGGACAGTCTCATCGAACCCTCTTCACTGACCGGCGTCGGGCCGGACACCATTTCCATCTCCAACGTCAACCTCTCGCTCGGCTCGGGCGCTGCACGCGTTCATATCCTGAAAGATATCAGCCTTCGTGTGGCGTCGGGCGAGGCGATCGGCCTGATCGGACCTTCAGGCTCCGGCAAATCGACCTTGCTGATGGTGATGGCGGGGCTGGAGCGTCCCGACAGCGGAGAGGTGGTGGTCAACGGCACGCCGTTCAATGCCCTCGACGAGGATGCGCTGGCGCGCTTCCGCGGCCGCCAGGTCGGCATCGTGTTCCAGTCGTTTCATCTGATCCCGACCATGACGGCGCTGGAAAACGTCGCGGTGCCGCTGGAGCTCGCCGGCAATCCCGATGCGGCAGAGCGGGCGGCGCAAGAGTTGACATCCGTCGGGCTCGGCGATCGCCTGCACCATTATCCGACCCAATTATCGGGTGGCGAGCAGCAGCGCGTTGCGCTGGCCCGCGCGCTGGCGCCCGATCCCGCGATCCTGGTCGCGGACGAGCCGACCGGCAATCTCGACGAAGCCACCGGCAAGCAGATCGTCGATCTCCTGTTCACCAAGCACAGCGAGCGCGGCATGACACTGGTGCTGGTAACGCACGATACCTCACTCGCGCAGCGCTGCGACCGCGTGGTGCGGCTGCGCTCCGGCCGGATCGACGGACATTCATGA
- a CDS encoding DUF1223 domain-containing protein has translation MTAMMAYSCISRWSGALGVCAIIAVIRPAHAEPRAVVELFTSQGCSSCPPADQIIGELAKDPSVIALSLPIDYWDYLGWKDTLADKRFSARQKAYSQARGDRNLYTPQMIVNGSTQVIGSDRASIDGAIKNTGKADGVMSVPVTMSLSGKLLNVSVAASKVPTVARGEVWICSVSKAIPIMIGRGENRGQEVTYYNVVRNLVKVGDWNGSPESWTVPLENISRDGVDAAVVYVQDGSRDKPGAMLGAAYTALR, from the coding sequence ATGACAGCTATGATGGCCTATAGTTGTATCTCGCGATGGTCCGGTGCGCTCGGCGTTTGCGCAATCATCGCCGTCATCCGCCCGGCCCACGCTGAACCTCGCGCGGTGGTTGAATTGTTCACCTCGCAAGGCTGCTCGTCATGCCCGCCAGCCGACCAGATCATCGGCGAACTCGCCAAGGATCCGTCCGTGATCGCGCTGAGCCTGCCGATCGACTATTGGGATTATCTCGGCTGGAAGGACACGCTGGCGGACAAGCGGTTCAGCGCGCGTCAGAAAGCCTATTCGCAGGCACGCGGCGATCGCAATCTCTATACGCCGCAGATGATCGTCAATGGTTCGACGCAAGTGATCGGCAGCGATCGCGCCAGCATCGATGGCGCGATCAAAAATACCGGCAAGGCCGATGGCGTGATGTCGGTGCCGGTGACGATGAGCTTGTCCGGCAAATTGCTCAATGTCTCGGTGGCCGCCAGCAAGGTGCCGACCGTGGCGCGTGGCGAAGTCTGGATCTGTTCGGTCTCGAAGGCCATACCGATCATGATCGGGCGCGGCGAGAATCGCGGCCAGGAAGTCACCTACTACAACGTCGTGCGCAACCTCGTGAAGGTCGGTGACTGGAACGGCAGTCCGGAAAGCTGGACCGTGCCGCTTGAAAATATTTCCCGCGACGGCGTCGACGCCGCGGTCGTCTACGTCCAGGACGGCAGTCGCGACAAGCCGGGCGCGATGCTCGGCGCCGCCTACACTGCGCTGAGGTAG
- a CDS encoding Bax inhibitor-1/YccA family protein — MSDLDRNYVSPFGRAAGRVDAATVDAGLRSYMLRIYNYMSIGLAITGLAALGVYMGAVTTDQAGAAAKFGNNTFLTPFGYAMYVSPLKWLFILAPLAMVFAISFGINRLRPATAQLLFWAFAALMGISLSSIFLVYTHTSIVRVFFITAATFGALSLYGYTTKRDMSGMGSFLFMGLIGIIIASLVNLFLASSMLQFIVSVVGVLVFAGLTAYDTQRLKNDYIYGYASEGGEIAEKAAITGALSLYLNFINLFTLLLQLLGQRD; from the coding sequence ATGTCGGACCTAGACCGTAACTACGTTTCTCCTTTCGGCCGGGCCGCCGGGCGCGTTGATGCCGCGACCGTCGATGCCGGTCTGCGCTCCTACATGCTGCGCATCTATAACTACATGAGCATCGGCCTGGCCATCACCGGCCTTGCGGCGCTCGGCGTCTATATGGGTGCCGTAACCACGGATCAGGCCGGCGCCGCCGCCAAGTTCGGCAACAACACCTTCCTGACGCCGTTCGGCTACGCGATGTATGTCAGCCCGCTGAAGTGGCTGTTCATCCTCGCGCCGCTGGCCATGGTGTTCGCGATCTCGTTCGGCATCAACCGGCTGCGGCCCGCGACGGCACAATTGCTGTTCTGGGCGTTCGCGGCGCTGATGGGCATTTCGCTGTCGTCGATCTTCCTGGTGTACACGCACACCTCGATCGTGCGGGTGTTCTTCATCACCGCGGCGACCTTCGGCGCACTGAGCCTCTACGGCTACACCACCAAGCGTGACATGAGCGGCATGGGGTCGTTCCTGTTCATGGGCCTGATCGGCATCATCATCGCGAGCCTGGTCAACCTGTTCCTCGCGAGTTCGATGCTGCAGTTCATCGTCTCGGTGGTCGGCGTGCTGGTGTTCGCGGGCCTCACCGCCTATGACACCCAGCGGCTGAAGAACGACTACATCTACGGCTACGCCTCGGAAGGCGGCGAGATTGCCGAGAAAGCGGCGATTACCGGTGCGTTGTCGCTCTACCTGAACTTCATCAACCTGTTCACGCTGCTGCTGCAGTTGCTCGGCCAGCGCGACTAG
- the acnA gene encoding aconitate hydratase AcnA — translation MTSLDSFKCRKTLKVGSKTYVYYSLPAAEKNGLKGISKLPYSMKVLLENLLRNEDDRTVKKADIVAVSKWLRKRKLEHEVAFRPARVLMQDFTGVPAVVDLAAMRNAMQALGGDAEKINPLVPVDLVIDHSVIVNFFGDNKAFGKNVVEEYKQNQERYEFLKWGQKAFSNFSVVPPGTGICHQVNLEYLAQTVWTKKQKMTVGKKTGTFEVAYPDSLVGTDSHTTMVNGLAVLGWGVGGIEAEACMLGQPLSMLLPEVVGFKLKGQLKEGVTATDLVLTVTQMLRKQGVVGKFVEFFGPGLDFLSVADKATIGNMAPEYGATCGFFPVDAATIDYLKTSGRKADRVALVSAYAKAQGLFRTAKSADPVFTETLTLDLKDVVPSMAGPKRPEGRVALPAVAAGFATALAGEYKKPEDAENRYSVENRDFDLGHGDVVIAAITSCTNTSNPSVLIGAGLLARNAAAKGLKAKPWVKTSLAPGSQVVAEYLANSGLQKDLDKVGFNLIGFGCTTCIGNSGPLPEEISKSINDNGIVAAAVLSGNRNFEGRVSPDVQANYLASPPLVVAYALAGTVTKDLAVEPIGEGKDGKPVYLKDIWPTTKEINAYMKKFVTATIFKKRYADVFKGDTNWRKIKTVESETYRWNMSSTYVQNPPYFEGMKKEPEAIVDVVDARILAMFGDKITTDHISPAGAIKLTSPAGKFLSEHQVRPADFNQYGTRRGNHEIMMRGTFANIRIKNFMLKGADGNIPEGGLTKHWPDGEQMSIYDAAMQYQAESVPLVVFAGAEYGNGSSRDWAAKGTRLLGVRAVICQSFERIHRSNLVGMGVLPLTFEDGTSWTSLGLKGDEKVTIRGLQGDLKPRQTLTAEIVSGDGALQRVPLLCRIDTLDELEYYRNGGILHYVLRKLAA, via the coding sequence TTCCAAGCTGCCCTATTCGATGAAGGTGCTGCTGGAAAACCTGCTGCGTAACGAGGACGACCGCACGGTCAAGAAGGCCGACATCGTTGCGGTGTCGAAGTGGCTGCGGAAGCGCAAGCTCGAGCATGAAGTGGCGTTCCGCCCGGCGCGCGTGTTGATGCAGGATTTCACCGGCGTGCCGGCGGTGGTCGATCTCGCCGCGATGCGTAACGCGATGCAGGCGCTCGGCGGCGATGCCGAGAAGATCAACCCGCTGGTGCCGGTCGATCTCGTCATCGACCACTCGGTCATCGTCAACTTCTTCGGCGACAACAAGGCGTTCGGCAAGAACGTCGTCGAGGAATACAAGCAGAACCAGGAACGCTACGAGTTCTTGAAATGGGGCCAGAAGGCGTTCTCGAACTTCTCCGTGGTGCCGCCCGGCACCGGCATCTGCCATCAGGTCAATCTCGAATATCTGGCGCAGACGGTGTGGACCAAGAAGCAGAAGATGACGGTCGGCAAGAAGACCGGCACCTTCGAAGTCGCCTATCCGGATTCGCTTGTTGGCACCGACTCGCACACCACCATGGTCAACGGCCTCGCCGTGCTCGGCTGGGGCGTCGGCGGCATCGAGGCGGAAGCCTGCATGCTCGGCCAGCCGCTGTCGATGCTGCTGCCGGAAGTCGTCGGCTTCAAGCTCAAGGGCCAGCTCAAGGAAGGCGTTACTGCGACCGACCTGGTGCTGACCGTGACGCAGATGCTGCGCAAGCAGGGCGTGGTCGGCAAGTTCGTCGAGTTCTTCGGTCCCGGCCTCGACTTCCTCTCGGTCGCTGACAAGGCGACCATCGGCAACATGGCGCCGGAATACGGCGCGACCTGCGGCTTCTTCCCGGTCGACGCCGCAACCATCGATTATCTCAAGACCTCCGGCCGCAAGGCGGATCGCGTCGCGCTCGTTTCGGCTTACGCCAAGGCGCAAGGTTTGTTCCGCACCGCGAAATCGGCCGACCCCGTGTTCACGGAAACGCTGACGCTCGATCTCAAGGATGTCGTGCCGTCGATGGCCGGCCCGAAGCGCCCTGAAGGGCGCGTCGCACTGCCGGCCGTTGCCGCCGGCTTCGCCACCGCGCTCGCCGGCGAGTACAAGAAGCCGGAAGACGCCGAGAACCGCTATTCGGTCGAGAACCGCGATTTCGATCTCGGCCATGGTGACGTCGTGATCGCGGCGATCACCTCCTGCACCAACACTTCCAACCCCAGCGTGTTGATCGGCGCCGGCCTGCTGGCGCGCAACGCTGCCGCCAAGGGCTTGAAGGCAAAGCCGTGGGTCAAGACCTCGCTTGCGCCCGGAAGCCAGGTGGTCGCGGAATATCTCGCCAATTCCGGCCTCCAGAAGGATCTCGACAAGGTCGGCTTCAATCTGATCGGCTTCGGCTGCACCACCTGCATCGGCAATTCGGGTCCGCTGCCGGAGGAGATTTCGAAATCGATCAATGACAACGGCATCGTCGCTGCCGCGGTGCTGTCGGGTAACCGCAATTTTGAGGGCCGCGTCAGCCCCGACGTGCAGGCCAATTATCTGGCATCGCCGCCGCTGGTCGTGGCTTATGCGCTGGCGGGAACGGTGACAAAGGACCTCGCGGTCGAGCCGATCGGCGAGGGCAAGGACGGCAAGCCGGTGTACCTGAAGGACATCTGGCCGACGACCAAGGAAATCAACGCCTACATGAAGAAGTTCGTGACCGCCACGATCTTCAAGAAGCGTTACGCCGACGTGTTCAAGGGCGACACCAACTGGCGAAAGATCAAGACCGTCGAGAGCGAGACCTACCGCTGGAACATGAGCTCGACCTATGTGCAGAACCCGCCCTACTTCGAGGGCATGAAGAAAGAGCCGGAAGCGATCGTCGACGTCGTCGATGCGCGGATTCTGGCGATGTTCGGCGACAAGATCACCACCGACCACATCTCGCCGGCCGGCGCGATCAAGCTGACCTCTCCGGCAGGAAAATTCCTCTCGGAGCATCAGGTGCGCCCGGCCGACTTCAATCAGTACGGCACGCGGCGCGGCAATCACGAGATCATGATGCGCGGCACCTTTGCCAACATCCGCATCAAGAACTTCATGCTGAAGGGCGCCGACGGCAATATTCCGGAAGGCGGACTTACCAAGCACTGGCCCGACGGCGAGCAGATGTCGATCTACGACGCGGCGATGCAGTACCAGGCCGAGAGCGTGCCGCTGGTGGTGTTCGCCGGCGCCGAATACGGCAACGGCTCCTCGCGCGACTGGGCCGCGAAGGGGACCCGCCTGCTCGGCGTCCGCGCCGTGATCTGCCAGAGCTTTGAGCGCATCCATCGCTCCAACCTGGTCGGCATGGGCGTGTTGCCGCTCACCTTCGAAGACGGCACGTCATGGACGTCGCTTGGCCTGAAGGGTGACGAGAAGGTGACGATCCGGGGCTTGCAGGGCGACCTGAAGCCGCGTCAAACGCTGACGGCCGAGATCGTCTCCGGCGATGGCGCGCTGCAGCGCGTGCCGCTGCTTTGCCGGATCGATACCCTCGACGAACTCGAGTACTACCGAAACGGCGGCATTCTGCATTATGTGCTGCGCAAACTCGCGGCCTAG
- a CDS encoding arylesterase: MARSYGTSTARVEGLKRMFAHIRVLIVALMTAGPVLAQAQAQVQAQAPATAPAKPVKMVVLGDSLSAGLGLSASAAFPARLQKALGDKGIKVDMINAGVSGDTSSGGRDRLDWSIPEGTEAVILELGANDALRGIDPAVTRAALSDILTRLKARKIAVLMCGMLAPPNYGSEYAARFNAIYPELSKSFGVPLYPFFLEGVAADAKLNQADGLHPTAEGIDAIVKNILPMVEAFLGTISGQRS, encoded by the coding sequence ATGGCTCGGTCATATGGCACTTCCACCGCTCGGGTCGAGGGCTTGAAACGGATGTTTGCGCACATACGCGTGTTGATTGTGGCTTTGATGACGGCCGGGCCGGTTTTGGCGCAAGCCCAAGCTCAAGTCCAAGCTCAAGCCCCCGCCACCGCACCCGCCAAGCCGGTCAAAATGGTCGTCCTCGGCGATTCCTTGAGCGCCGGCCTTGGCCTTTCGGCCTCGGCGGCGTTTCCGGCGCGTTTGCAAAAAGCCTTGGGCGACAAGGGGATAAAGGTCGACATGATCAATGCCGGGGTGTCCGGCGACACCTCTTCCGGCGGTCGCGACCGGCTGGACTGGTCGATCCCAGAGGGAACCGAGGCGGTCATCCTCGAACTTGGCGCCAACGATGCCTTGCGTGGGATCGACCCGGCCGTCACCCGCGCCGCCCTCAGCGATATCCTGACGCGGCTGAAGGCGCGCAAGATCGCCGTGCTGATGTGCGGAATGCTCGCCCCGCCCAATTACGGAAGTGAATATGCCGCCCGCTTCAACGCAATCTATCCGGAGCTTTCAAAATCCTTCGGCGTGCCGCTCTACCCGTTCTTCCTGGAGGGGGTCGCCGCCGACGCCAAGCTCAACCAGGCGGACGGGTTGCATCCGACCGCAGAGGGCATCGATGCCATCGTGAAAAATATTCTGCCTATGGTGGAGGCATTTCTCGGCACGATCTCCGGGCAGCGGAGTTGA
- a CDS encoding DUF2794 domain-containing protein yields MSSISEDTDPSESRAAARTATAIPPPNRVTFNRLELNRILNLYGRMVADGEWRDYAIDFLKDRAVFSVFRRASEVPIYRIEKDPRLARKQGMYSVISATGLILRRGHELERVLLVIDRKLALV; encoded by the coding sequence ATGAGCTCGATATCGGAGGACACCGATCCAAGCGAGAGCCGCGCAGCGGCGCGCACCGCCACCGCAATCCCCCCGCCGAATCGTGTCACGTTTAATCGTCTCGAACTCAACCGTATCCTCAATCTGTATGGGCGCATGGTCGCCGACGGCGAATGGCGCGACTACGCCATCGACTTTCTGAAGGACCGCGCGGTGTTTTCGGTCTTCCGCCGCGCCTCCGAGGTTCCGATTTACCGCATCGAGAAAGATCCGCGGCTCGCGCGCAAGCAGGGCATGTACAGCGTGATCTCGGCGACCGGTCTGATCCTGCGCCGCGGCCACGAGCTTGAGCGCGTGCTGCTGGTGATCGACCGCAAGCTGGCGCTGGTGTAG
- a CDS encoding IS110 family transposase, giving the protein MQASTVATPTTGHCGTIFVAIELSQKSWLVTLHSPDKGKMSRHRLEGGDHAELLALVGRERDRAARALGAIPAVVSCYEAGYDGFWLHRLLMAAGITNYVFDPASIAVDQRARRVKTDRIDGEKMLRTLMAYLRGEPRVVRIVRVPAPEQEDARRASRERGRLIKEQTAHTSRIKALLRLLGMAVGNPRRRDWLSWLAAQRDWQGQAVPRQMLAEIKYEHARLMLVREQLEALAQASAQADPAPAAAQMAERSELLLRLKCLGPAFATTLASEVFYKDFRNRREVASYFGLAPSPWQSGGTDRDQGISKAGNPRARCAAIELSWLWLRHQPESALTRWFRSRTHNASKRNKRIAIVALARKLMVALWRYLTTGLVPEGALLKAAKP; this is encoded by the coding sequence ATGCAAGCATCGACCGTAGCCACGCCCACCACCGGCCATTGTGGCACAATTTTCGTTGCGATCGAACTGAGCCAGAAGAGCTGGCTGGTGACGCTGCACAGCCCTGACAAAGGCAAGATGTCCCGCCATAGGCTGGAGGGGGGCGATCATGCCGAGCTGTTGGCGTTGGTCGGTCGGGAGCGCGACCGGGCGGCTCGGGCGCTGGGAGCCATTCCGGCGGTGGTGAGCTGCTACGAAGCGGGCTACGATGGGTTCTGGCTGCACCGGCTTCTGATGGCGGCCGGGATCACGAACTACGTGTTTGACCCTGCGAGCATTGCGGTGGATCAACGGGCGCGACGGGTGAAGACCGACCGGATCGATGGCGAGAAGATGCTGCGGACGCTGATGGCGTATCTGCGCGGTGAGCCGCGGGTGGTACGGATCGTGCGGGTACCAGCGCCGGAGCAAGAGGACGCCCGCCGCGCCAGCCGCGAACGCGGCCGGCTGATCAAGGAACAGACCGCTCACACCAGCCGGATCAAGGCGCTGCTGCGGCTGTTGGGCATGGCGGTCGGGAACCCGCGCCGGCGCGACTGGCTGAGCTGGCTGGCGGCGCAGCGGGATTGGCAGGGCCAGGCGGTGCCACGGCAGATGCTGGCGGAGATCAAGTACGAGCACGCGCGGCTGATGCTGGTACGCGAACAGCTCGAGGCGCTCGCACAGGCGTCGGCTCAAGCGGATCCGGCACCTGCGGCGGCGCAGATGGCGGAGCGCAGCGAACTGTTGCTCCGGCTCAAATGCCTCGGCCCGGCGTTCGCGACGACGCTGGCCAGCGAGGTGTTCTACAAGGATTTCCGCAACCGGCGTGAGGTCGCGAGCTATTTCGGGCTGGCGCCCAGTCCATGGCAGAGCGGCGGGACCGACCGCGACCAGGGCATCAGCAAGGCGGGCAATCCGCGCGCCCGCTGCGCCGCGATCGAACTTTCCTGGCTGTGGCTGCGGCATCAGCCGGAGAGTGCGCTCACCCGATGGTTCCGCAGCCGCACCCACAATGCCAGCAAGCGCAACAAGCGCATCGCCATCGTGGCGCTGGCGCGCAAGCTGATGGTGGCGCTCTGGCGCTACCTCACAACCGGCCTGGTCCCCGAAGGAGCCCTGCTCAAGGCCGCGAAGCCGTAA
- a CDS encoding FtsX-like permease family protein, with the protein MTAVSEPIYRSRASSLALRYALRELRSGLRGFYVFIACIALGVMAIAGVGSVAASLSEGLTREGRTLLGGDVAFSLIQREAKPEEIAFLRARGQVSVAAALRVMARSSDGKLALVELKAVDGNYPMLGAVTLDPKMPMADLLAERQDTSGTAFGAAVDSTLLARLDLKLGDRITIGNATFQIRSTVTAEPDKLAGNVGLGPRVLVSEQSLRATGLLQPGSLVRWIYRVKLPANNIDDRAATQLIDSARSALPEAGWWIRSSSNASPQLERTINRFTQFLTLVGLAALLVGGVGVANAVKSHVDRRRDVIASFKALGATGRDVFTIYLTQVILLAAVGSVIGLAAGAALPFVIVGVFGKLLPLPVIPALYLDELALSFIYGLLTALAFGLWPLGRVHDVPVAALFREEVAREWHRPRWSYLALMAVVIALLVAVAIGLAYDKRIAMVFVISSVAVFALLRGVAAGLMALARRMPRSRITMLRLAIANIYRPGALTPSVVMSLGLGLAVLVTITQIDGNLRRQFLAALPEKAPSFYFIDIPTADADRFGAFLKQVAPQSTVDDVPMLRGRIVGARGVKADELKPSQESEWVLQSDRGLTYTNEVPKGSKVVEGEWWSADYSGPPLVSLEKKIADGLKLRIGDEIVVNVLGRDIPAKISNLRNVDWQGLGINFVLVFSPNAFRGAPHSHVATLSEVHPDPAGDARIIKQVADAFPMVTSVRVREALETVGTVITNLVLAIRGASAVTLISAILVLGGALAAGHRHRVYDAVILKTLGATRARLLGAYALEYLMIGLATAVFGVIAGSIAAWLIVTRLMTLSFIWQAGSAAGVVAAALIVTVGLGLAGTLLALNQKPASVLRNL; encoded by the coding sequence ATGACCGCCGTTTCCGAACCCATTTACCGCAGCCGCGCGTCATCCCTTGCCCTGCGCTACGCGCTTCGCGAACTGCGCAGCGGCTTGCGCGGCTTTTACGTCTTCATCGCCTGCATCGCGCTCGGCGTGATGGCGATTGCCGGGGTCGGCTCGGTCGCGGCCAGCCTCAGCGAAGGCTTGACGCGCGAGGGCCGCACGTTGCTGGGCGGCGACGTTGCTTTCTCGCTGATCCAGCGCGAAGCCAAGCCGGAGGAAATCGCCTTCCTGCGTGCGCGCGGCCAGGTTTCGGTCGCGGCTGCGCTGCGGGTCATGGCCCGCAGCAGCGACGGCAAGCTGGCACTGGTCGAACTCAAGGCCGTGGACGGCAACTACCCGATGCTCGGGGCGGTAACGCTGGATCCCAAAATGCCGATGGCGGATCTGCTGGCCGAGCGCCAAGATACGTCTGGCACCGCGTTCGGCGCGGCGGTCGATTCCACCCTGCTGGCGCGGCTCGATCTCAAGCTCGGCGACCGCATCACAATCGGCAACGCCACGTTCCAGATCCGAAGCACGGTCACGGCCGAGCCGGACAAGCTCGCCGGCAATGTCGGTTTGGGCCCGCGCGTTCTGGTCAGCGAGCAGAGTCTGCGAGCCACCGGATTGCTGCAGCCCGGCAGCTTGGTGCGCTGGATCTACCGCGTGAAGCTGCCGGCCAATAACATCGACGATCGCGCCGCGACTCAGTTGATCGACAGCGCACGGAGCGCCCTGCCCGAGGCCGGCTGGTGGATCCGCAGCAGCAGCAACGCCTCGCCGCAACTCGAGCGCACCATCAACCGCTTCACCCAGTTCCTGACGCTGGTCGGCCTCGCCGCGCTTCTGGTTGGTGGCGTCGGCGTCGCCAATGCGGTCAAGAGCCATGTCGATCGCCGGCGCGACGTCATCGCCTCGTTCAAGGCGCTGGGCGCTACCGGGCGCGACGTCTTCACGATCTACCTGACGCAAGTAATCCTGCTCGCCGCGGTAGGCTCGGTGATCGGGCTGGCCGCCGGTGCGGCTTTGCCGTTTGTCATCGTCGGCGTGTTCGGCAAGCTGCTGCCGCTGCCGGTGATCCCTGCCCTGTACCTTGACGAACTGGCGCTGTCGTTCATCTATGGCCTGCTCACCGCGCTCGCCTTCGGATTATGGCCGCTCGGCCGGGTGCATGACGTGCCGGTCGCGGCGCTGTTTCGCGAGGAAGTCGCCCGTGAGTGGCATCGCCCGCGCTGGAGCTATCTCGCGCTGATGGCCGTGGTGATCGCGCTCCTGGTCGCTGTGGCGATCGGGCTTGCCTATGACAAGCGGATCGCGATGGTATTCGTGATCTCCTCGGTTGCAGTGTTCGCGCTGCTGCGCGGCGTCGCGGCCGGCCTGATGGCGCTGGCACGCCGCATGCCACGATCCCGAATCACCATGCTGCGGCTGGCGATCGCCAACATCTACCGGCCCGGCGCGCTGACGCCCTCGGTCGTGATGTCGCTCGGCCTCGGGCTCGCGGTGCTGGTCACCATCACCCAGATCGACGGCAATCTCCGCCGGCAATTCCTGGCGGCATTGCCGGAGAAAGCGCCCTCGTTCTACTTCATCGACATTCCGACCGCCGATGCCGACCGCTTCGGCGCCTTCCTCAAACAGGTCGCGCCGCAATCGACGGTGGACGACGTGCCGATGCTGCGCGGGCGCATCGTCGGCGCCCGCGGCGTCAAGGCCGACGAACTCAAGCCGTCGCAGGAGTCCGAGTGGGTGCTGCAGAGCGACCGCGGCCTGACCTACACCAACGAAGTCCCAAAGGGCTCGAAGGTGGTCGAGGGCGAATGGTGGAGCGCGGACTATAGCGGCCCGCCGCTGGTCTCGCTGGAGAAGAAGATCGCCGACGGGTTGAAGCTCAGAATAGGCGACGAGATCGTGGTCAACGTGCTCGGCCGCGACATTCCGGCCAAGATCAGCAATTTGCGCAACGTCGACTGGCAGGGGCTCGGCATCAATTTCGTGCTGGTGTTCTCGCCCAACGCGTTCAGGGGTGCGCCGCACAGCCATGTCGCGACCTTGTCCGAGGTCCATCCGGACCCGGCCGGCGACGCCCGGATCATCAAGCAGGTGGCGGACGCCTTCCCGATGGTGACCAGCGTCCGGGTCCGCGAGGCGCTGGAAACCGTCGGCACCGTCATCACCAACCTCGTGCTCGCCATCCGCGGCGCCAGCGCCGTGACGCTGATCTCGGCGATCCTGGTGCTGGGCGGCGCGCTGGCCGCCGGCCACCGCCACCGGGTCTATGACGCGGTGATCCTGAAGACGCTGGGTGCAACCCGGGCGCGACTGCTTGGCGCCTACGCGCTGGAGTACCTGATGATCGGCCTTGCCACCGCGGTGTTCGGCGTGATCGCGGGCTCGATCGCGGCCTGGCTGATCGTGACCCGGCTGATGACGCTCAGTTTCATCTGGCAGGCCGGCAGCGCCGCAGGCGTGGTCGCCGCCGCCCTGATCGTCACGGTGGGGCTGGGACTCGCCGGAACGTTGCTCGCCCTGAATCAGAAGCCGGCCAGCGTGTTGCGGAATTTGTGA
- a CDS encoding GNAT family N-acetyltransferase produces the protein MSVPEIRSATEADLPTITEIYEHAVRHGTATFELIPPDLAEMTRRFRALIDGGFPYFVAEVEGRVIGYAYAGPYRPRPAYRFTVENSIYLQPSTHRRGIGLQLLQRLIPECEARGFRQMIAVIGDSANAGSIGLHTKCGFQMIGTHANVGLKFGRWLDTVMMQIALGEGGSTVPKD, from the coding sequence ATGTCCGTTCCCGAAATTCGTTCCGCCACCGAGGCCGACCTCCCCACCATCACCGAAATCTACGAGCACGCGGTGCGCCACGGCACCGCGACGTTCGAGCTGATTCCGCCCGATCTCGCCGAGATGACCCGGCGATTCCGGGCGCTGATCGATGGCGGCTTCCCCTATTTCGTTGCCGAGGTTGAAGGTCGCGTGATCGGCTACGCCTACGCGGGGCCCTATCGGCCGCGGCCGGCCTATCGTTTCACGGTGGAGAATTCCATCTACCTGCAACCCTCGACCCACCGCCGCGGTATCGGCCTGCAATTGTTGCAGCGGCTGATCCCCGAATGCGAGGCGCGCGGCTTCCGGCAGATGATCGCCGTGATCGGCGATTCCGCCAATGCCGGCTCGATCGGCCTTCACACCAAATGCGGGTTCCAGATGATCGGGACGCACGCCAATGTCGGCCTCAAATTCGGCCGGTGGCTCGACACGGTGATGATGCAGATCGCGCTCGGTGAAGGCGGGTCGACGGTGCCGAAGGATTGA